One Streptomyces sp. V4I8 genomic window carries:
- a CDS encoding peptidoglycan D,D-transpeptidase FtsI family protein, which translates to MNKPLRRIAIFCGLLVLALLIRDNWLQYVKADALREDPDNRRVLIARYATPRGDIIVGGNPITGHTETTSGDFKFKRTYKNGAMWAPVTGFVSQAYGANQLESIQDGILSGTDDRLFFRNTLDMITGKEKEGGNVVTTLNAAAQKAAYNGLKNQGGKGAVAAIEPSTGKILALASFPSYDPSTIAGGGESDAEAWKKLDKKNNPDDPMLNRALREVYPPGSTFKVVTAAAALENGLYTTADEKTKSPDPWVMEGTTTKLPNEGDIPCENATLRVALQYSCNTVFGKIGSDLGNDKMLEEAKKFGFTEEQFTPTRTSASVFSDDMNPSETALSSIGQFNTAATPLQMAMVASAVANNGTLMKPYMVDELQTHNLDALEKTDPEELSKPLSAENAQILQSMMETVVKDGTGKNAQIPDVTVGGKTGTAQHGVENSENPYAWFISYAKLSDGSSPVAVAVVVEDEKAVRDDISGGGLAAPIAKSVMEAVIDSKK; encoded by the coding sequence ATGAACAAGCCCCTGCGCCGGATCGCGATCTTCTGCGGCCTTCTCGTCCTCGCCCTGCTCATCCGCGACAACTGGCTCCAGTACGTCAAGGCCGACGCCTTGCGGGAGGACCCCGACAACCGCCGGGTCCTCATCGCCCGCTACGCCACCCCCCGCGGCGACATAATCGTCGGCGGCAACCCGATCACCGGGCACACCGAGACCACGTCGGGCGACTTCAAGTTCAAGCGGACGTACAAGAACGGCGCCATGTGGGCACCCGTCACCGGCTTCGTCTCGCAGGCCTACGGCGCCAACCAGCTGGAGTCCATCCAGGACGGCATCCTCAGCGGCACCGACGACCGGCTCTTCTTCCGCAACACCCTCGACATGATCACGGGTAAGGAGAAGGAGGGCGGCAATGTCGTCACGACCCTCAACGCCGCCGCGCAGAAGGCCGCGTACAACGGCCTGAAGAACCAGGGCGGCAAGGGCGCCGTCGCCGCCATCGAGCCGTCCACCGGCAAGATCCTGGCACTGGCCTCCTTCCCGTCGTACGACCCCTCCACGATCGCCGGCGGCGGTGAGTCCGACGCGGAGGCCTGGAAGAAGCTCGACAAGAAGAACAACCCCGACGACCCGATGCTCAACCGGGCGCTGCGCGAGGTCTACCCGCCCGGCTCCACCTTCAAGGTCGTCACCGCCGCCGCGGCACTGGAGAACGGCCTCTACACGACCGCGGACGAGAAGACGAAGTCGCCCGACCCGTGGGTCATGGAGGGCACCACCACCAAGCTCCCCAACGAGGGCGACATCCCCTGCGAGAACGCGACGCTGCGGGTCGCCCTCCAGTACTCCTGCAACACCGTCTTCGGCAAGATCGGCTCCGACCTCGGCAACGACAAGATGCTGGAGGAAGCCAAGAAGTTCGGCTTCACCGAGGAGCAGTTCACGCCCACCCGCACCAGCGCCTCGGTCTTCTCCGACGACATGAACCCCTCGGAGACCGCGCTGTCCTCCATCGGCCAGTTCAACACCGCCGCCACCCCGCTGCAGATGGCGATGGTCGCCTCGGCCGTCGCCAACAACGGCACCCTGATGAAGCCGTACATGGTCGACGAGCTCCAGACGCACAACCTCGACGCCCTCGAGAAGACCGACCCCGAGGAGCTGAGCAAGCCGCTGTCGGCGGAGAACGCCCAGATCCTGCAGTCGATGATGGAGACGGTCGTCAAGGACGGCACCGGCAAGAACGCCCAGATCCCGGACGTCACGGTGGGCGGCAAGACCGGTACGGCCCAGCACGGCGTCGAGAACAGCGAGAACCCGTACGCGTGGTTCATCTCCTACGCCAAGCTCAGCGACGGCAGCTCGCCGGTGGCCGTGGCCGTGGTGGTCGAGGACGAGAAGGCGGTCCGCGACGACATCTCCGGCGGCGGCCTGGCGGCGCCCATCGCCAAGAGCGTCATGGAGGCGGTCATCGACAGCAAGAAGTGA
- a CDS encoding class E sortase has product MRVVVRTVSELCITVGTMIVLFVVYVLFWTGVKADHVMDDQIDRLQDQWAQGAVRPTAAAPGGEAGLGGGSQASPPRPAPYSADEPFAIMYIPRLGFTWNKPVLEGTATQTLKKGLGHYANTAQLGQKGNFSVAGHRRTYGDPFKDFPKLRSGDAVVLTDGTTWFTYRIDKGPYKTLPSDIEVIDAVPRKSGYTREGRYLTLTTCDPEWGHSHRLIVWAHLDSTQPVEAGKPEALRR; this is encoded by the coding sequence GTGCGTGTCGTCGTCAGGACCGTCAGCGAGCTGTGCATCACCGTCGGCACCATGATCGTCCTGTTCGTCGTCTATGTGCTGTTCTGGACGGGAGTGAAGGCCGACCATGTCATGGACGACCAGATCGATCGGTTACAGGACCAGTGGGCGCAGGGGGCGGTGCGTCCGACGGCCGCGGCTCCCGGTGGCGAGGCCGGGCTGGGTGGGGGTTCGCAGGCGAGTCCGCCGAGGCCGGCCCCGTACAGCGCGGACGAGCCTTTTGCGATCATGTACATCCCGCGTCTTGGTTTCACGTGGAACAAGCCGGTGCTCGAAGGCACCGCCACCCAGACCCTGAAGAAGGGCCTCGGCCACTACGCGAACACCGCCCAGCTGGGTCAGAAGGGCAACTTCTCTGTGGCCGGCCACCGGCGTACGTACGGCGATCCCTTCAAGGACTTTCCGAAGCTGCGCTCCGGTGATGCCGTGGTGCTGACGGACGGGACCACCTGGTTCACGTATCGGATCGACAAAGGCCCTTACAAAACACTGCCCTCGGACATTGAGGTGATCGACGCTGTGCCCCGTAAGTCGGGGTACACGCGTGAGGGCCGCTATCTGACCCTGACCACGTGTGATCCGGAGTGGGGGCACAGTCACCGGCTGATCGTGTGGGCGCATCTGGACTCCACCCAGCCTGTGGAGGCCGGGAAACCGGAGGCGTTGCGCCGTTAG
- a CDS encoding RNA-guided endonuclease InsQ/TnpB family protein gives MPTHVKRAFKYRFYPTDAQAAELSRTFGCVRKVYNLALSARTAAWALRQERVNYNATSAMLTAWKQTEELAFLNDVSSVPLQQCLRHLQAAFTNFFAKRAKYPRFKSKKRSRKSAEYTSSAFRFRNGMLTLAKMTEPLDIVWSRPLPEGASPSMATVSQDSAGRWYVSLLCEDPSLKPLPPTGAAIGVDAGLDHLLTLSTGEKITNPRHERRDRNRLAKAQRLHGRKAKGSNNREKARRKVARVHARIADRRRDHLHQITTRLVRENQTIVIEDLTVRNLLKNGHLARAISDAAWSEFRSLLEYKAHWYGREVIAVDRWFPSSKLCSTCGSLQDKMPLNVRTWTCDSCGTPHDRDVNAAKNLLAAGLAVSACGAGVRPQRSTPGGQSATKQEALRREPQEFPSRRRGRKPTALN, from the coding sequence ATGCCCACTCATGTGAAGCGGGCGTTCAAGTACCGCTTCTATCCGACCGATGCGCAGGCAGCCGAGCTGTCGCGCACGTTCGGATGCGTGCGGAAGGTCTACAACCTGGCGCTCTCGGCACGTACTGCGGCGTGGGCGCTGCGGCAGGAACGGGTCAACTACAACGCAACGTCGGCGATGCTGACGGCGTGGAAGCAGACTGAGGAACTGGCATTCCTCAACGACGTCTCCTCCGTCCCGCTCCAGCAGTGTCTGAGGCACTTGCAAGCCGCATTCACCAACTTCTTCGCCAAACGGGCCAAATACCCGCGGTTCAAGTCGAAGAAGAGGTCCCGCAAATCCGCGGAGTACACCTCCAGCGCGTTCCGGTTCCGGAACGGAATGCTGACCCTGGCCAAGATGACGGAACCACTGGACATCGTGTGGTCCCGCCCCCTCCCAGAAGGCGCATCGCCGTCCATGGCGACCGTGTCCCAGGACAGCGCGGGCCGCTGGTACGTGTCCCTGCTGTGCGAGGATCCGTCGCTCAAGCCGCTCCCGCCCACCGGCGCGGCGATCGGCGTGGACGCTGGGCTCGACCACCTGCTGACCCTGTCGACCGGAGAGAAGATCACCAATCCCCGGCATGAACGGCGTGACCGCAACCGCCTGGCCAAGGCCCAGCGGCTGCATGGCCGCAAGGCCAAGGGCAGCAACAACCGGGAGAAGGCGCGCCGGAAGGTCGCCAGGGTCCACGCCCGGATCGCCGATCGCAGGCGTGACCACTTGCATCAGATCACCACTCGGCTCGTTCGTGAGAACCAAACGATCGTGATCGAGGACCTCACCGTTCGGAACCTGCTGAAGAACGGCCACCTCGCCCGCGCCATCTCCGATGCGGCGTGGAGCGAGTTCAGGAGCCTGCTGGAGTACAAAGCCCACTGGTACGGCCGCGAAGTGATCGCGGTCGACCGCTGGTTCCCTTCGTCCAAGCTCTGCTCCACCTGTGGCAGCTTGCAGGACAAGATGCCGCTCAACGTCCGTACCTGGACATGCGACAGCTGTGGCACGCCCCATGACCGGGACGTGAACGCAGCGAAGAACCTCTTGGCCGCCGGGCTGGCGGTGTCGGCCTGTGGAGCCGGTGTAAGACCTCAACGGAGCACTCCGGGCGGGCAGTCGGCGACGAAGCAGGAAGCCCTACGGCGCGAGCCGCAGGAATTCCCCTCCCGAAGGAGGGGAAGGAAGCCAACTGCCCTTAACTGA
- a CDS encoding DUF881 domain-containing protein, whose translation MSNSADSPGTGSSPVRGRFRPVRVLTAAVFALAGLIFFTSFNTAKGTNIRTDASLLKLSDLIQERSHKNGQLNESNAVLRDDVEALAERDDGSTKAEDEKLAALERNAGTQKLSGEAISVTLNDAPPDATAKLPGYPEPQPDYLVIHQQDLQAVVNALWLSGAKGIKVMDQRLISTSAVRCVGNSLILQGRVYSPPYKITAVGDPEKMQKALAASPAIQNYMVYVNVYGLGWKVTEDGTVTLPGYSGTVDLQYAKPVE comes from the coding sequence TTGAGCAATTCTGCCGACTCCCCCGGGACGGGATCCAGTCCTGTTCGCGGCCGGTTCCGGCCGGTGCGGGTGCTCACCGCGGCCGTCTTCGCTCTCGCCGGGCTCATTTTCTTCACCAGTTTCAACACGGCCAAGGGCACCAACATCCGCACGGATGCCTCGCTGCTGAAGCTTTCGGATCTGATCCAGGAGCGCAGTCACAAGAACGGTCAGCTGAACGAGTCGAACGCGGTTCTGCGTGATGACGTGGAGGCGTTGGCCGAGCGTGATGACGGCAGTACCAAGGCCGAGGACGAGAAGCTGGCGGCGCTGGAGCGGAACGCGGGGACGCAGAAGCTGTCGGGTGAGGCGATCTCGGTCACGCTCAATGACGCCCCGCCGGACGCCACTGCCAAACTCCCCGGTTATCCGGAGCCGCAGCCCGACTACCTGGTCATCCACCAGCAGGACCTGCAGGCCGTGGTGAACGCGTTGTGGCTGAGCGGCGCCAAGGGCATCAAGGTGATGGATCAGCGGCTGATCTCCACCAGTGCGGTGCGTTGTGTGGGGAACAGCTTGATTCTCCAGGGCCGGGTGTACTCGCCGCCGTACAAGATCACGGCGGTCGGGGATCCGGAGAAGATGCAGAAGGCGCTGGCTGCGTCGCCGGCGATTCAGAACTACATGGTGTACGTCAATGTCTACGGGCTCGGCTGGAAAGTCACCGAGGACGGGACGGTGACTCTGCCGGGTTACTCGGGCACAGTGGATCTGCAGTACGCCAAGCCCGTGGAGTGA
- the crgA gene encoding cell division protein CrgA: MPKSRIRKKADYTPPPSKQATAIKLNSRAWVAPVMLAMFLIGLAWIVVFYVTDGSLPIDVLGNWNIVVGFGFIAAGFGVSTQWK, encoded by the coding sequence GTGCCGAAGTCACGTATCCGCAAGAAGGCCGACTACACACCGCCGCCGTCCAAGCAGGCGACCGCCATCAAGCTGAACAGCCGCGCCTGGGTCGCGCCCGTGATGCTGGCCATGTTCCTCATCGGCCTGGCCTGGATCGTCGTCTTCTACGTGACCGACGGTTCGCTGCCCATCGACGTTCTGGGCAACTGGAACATCGTGGTGGGCTTCGGCTTCATCGCCGCGGGATTCGGCGTCTCCACCCAGTGGAAGTAG
- a CDS encoding rhomboid family intramembrane serine protease produces the protein MDQQADSPQDAQSLPVCYRHPDRETGIRCTRCERPICPECMVSASVGFQCPDCVRNGSGTGHAPDASRPRTIAGGTITADPRLLTKILIGINLAVFIAVRTSDALLSDLVLIGTWPTAPFTPTQGVAEGEWWRLVTSMFTHEQPWHLGFNMLSLWWLGGPLEAALGRARYLTVYFVSGLAGSALAYLLASPTTATLGASGAIFGLFGATAVLMRRLNYDMRPIIALLVINLIFTFSPGFNISWQAHIGGLVAGVIIGYAMVHAPRERRALVQYGACALVLAVVVLMTVLRTLQLT, from the coding sequence ATGGACCAGCAGGCAGACAGCCCGCAGGACGCCCAGAGCCTGCCCGTCTGCTACCGCCACCCGGACCGCGAAACCGGCATCCGCTGCACCCGCTGCGAGCGCCCGATCTGCCCCGAATGCATGGTCAGCGCCTCCGTCGGCTTCCAATGCCCCGACTGCGTCCGTAACGGCTCCGGCACCGGACACGCCCCCGACGCCTCCCGCCCCCGCACCATCGCCGGCGGCACCATCACCGCCGACCCCCGCCTCCTCACCAAGATCCTCATCGGGATCAACCTCGCCGTCTTCATCGCCGTCCGGACCAGCGACGCGCTCCTGAGCGACCTCGTCCTCATCGGCACCTGGCCAACCGCCCCGTTCACCCCCACCCAGGGCGTCGCAGAAGGCGAGTGGTGGCGCCTGGTGACCTCGATGTTCACGCACGAGCAGCCGTGGCACCTCGGCTTCAACATGCTCAGCTTGTGGTGGCTCGGCGGCCCCCTGGAAGCAGCCCTCGGCCGCGCCCGCTACCTCACGGTCTACTTCGTCTCAGGTCTGGCAGGCAGCGCCCTCGCCTATCTGCTGGCCTCCCCGACCACAGCGACGCTCGGCGCCTCCGGAGCCATCTTCGGCCTGTTCGGCGCCACCGCCGTCCTGATGCGGCGGCTCAACTACGACATGCGGCCGATCATCGCTCTGCTGGTGATCAACCTGATCTTCACCTTCAGCCCAGGCTTCAACATCTCCTGGCAGGCCCACATCGGCGGCCTCGTCGCCGGCGTCATCATCGGCTACGCCATGGTCCACGCCCCGCGTGAGCGCCGAGCACTGGTCCAGTACGGCGCATGTGCGCTGGTCCTGGCCGTGGTGGTCCTGATGACCGTGCTGAGGACGCTGCAGCTCACCTGA
- a CDS encoding aminodeoxychorismate/anthranilate synthase component II — translation MSARILVVDNYDSFVFNLVQYLYQLGAECEVLRNDEVSTAHAQDGFDGVLLSPGPGTPEEAGVCIEMVRHCASTGVPVFGVCLGMQSMQVAYGGVVDRAPELLHGKTSLVEHEGRGVFAGLPTPFTATRYHSLAAEPQTVPAELEVTARTHDGIIMGLRHRELPVEGVQFHPESVLTEHGHQMLANWLVECGDQGAVARSAGLAPVVGRATA, via the coding sequence GTGAGCGCGCGCATTCTCGTCGTGGACAACTACGACAGCTTCGTCTTCAACCTGGTCCAGTACCTGTATCAGCTGGGTGCCGAGTGTGAGGTGCTGCGCAACGACGAGGTGTCGACGGCGCACGCCCAGGACGGCTTCGACGGCGTGCTGCTGTCGCCGGGCCCGGGGACGCCTGAGGAGGCCGGGGTCTGTATCGAGATGGTGCGGCACTGCGCCTCGACGGGGGTGCCCGTCTTCGGTGTCTGTCTCGGTATGCAGTCGATGCAGGTGGCGTACGGCGGTGTGGTGGATCGTGCGCCGGAGCTGCTGCACGGCAAGACCTCGCTGGTCGAGCACGAGGGCAGGGGCGTCTTCGCGGGTCTGCCGACGCCGTTCACGGCGACCCGCTATCACTCGCTTGCCGCCGAGCCGCAGACCGTGCCGGCCGAGCTTGAGGTGACCGCGCGGACGCACGACGGGATCATCATGGGCCTGCGGCACCGTGAACTTCCCGTCGAGGGTGTGCAGTTCCACCCGGAGTCGGTGTTGACCGAGCACGGGCACCAGATGCTGGCCAATTGGCTGGTGGAGTGCGGCGACCAGGGCGCGGTGGCGAGGTCGGCGGGGCTCGCCCCGGTGGTGGGCAGGGCCACGGCGTGA
- the pknB gene encoding Stk1 family PASTA domain-containing Ser/Thr kinase — translation MEEPRRLGGRYELGQVLGRGGMAEVYLAHDTRLGRTVAVKTLRADLARDPSFQARFRREAQSAASLNHPAIVAVYDTGEDYIDNVSIPYIVMEYVDGSTLRELLHSGRKLLPERSMEMTIGILQGLEYAHRSGIVHRDIKPANVMLTRNGQVKVMDFGIARAMGDSGMTMTQTAAVIGTAQYLSPEQAKGEQVDARSDLYSTGCLLYELLTVRPPFVGDSPVAVAYQHVREEAQAPSVFDPEITPEMDAIVLKALTKDPDYRYQSADEMRADIEACLDGQPVAATAAMGSVGYGGYPDDQPTTALRATDAGATSMLPPMNPDDGGYGYDDRVDRRRQKKSSTSTVLLVVAAVLVLVGAVLIGRWIFAGDGVANDTTSVPDFVSQTKQEAEGLATNAELKLAFTEKPCEDQVKGKVCSQDKQAGEKVKKQSTVNLVVSTGAPKVTVPSVIGLSLDEAKTQLQGDDYDFEIKTETREVSSDDPGTVLDQDPRRGEEVEKGSTITLTVAKEEEKSTVPAVVGKTCDEAKAQMTANDLVGTCTEVETQDPNQVGKVISTSPEAGSTADKNSTVTIQIGKQAEQKAKVPNVVGRTVGQAKQILAASGFTNIQFADGSDQSDTAFVTQQDPAADQEVDDAAGTQITLTTFGAGNGNNGGNNGGGNNGGQIFGGVTGTSARTED, via the coding sequence ATGGAAGAGCCGCGTCGCCTCGGCGGCCGGTACGAACTGGGCCAGGTGCTCGGTCGTGGTGGCATGGCGGAGGTCTACCTCGCGCATGACACCCGTCTCGGCCGCACCGTGGCGGTGAAGACGCTGCGAGCGGACCTCGCGCGCGACCCGTCCTTCCAGGCCCGGTTCCGCCGGGAGGCCCAGTCGGCCGCCTCGCTCAACCATCCCGCGATCGTCGCGGTCTACGACACGGGCGAGGACTACATCGACAATGTGTCGATTCCGTACATCGTCATGGAGTACGTAGACGGCTCCACCCTGCGTGAGCTGCTCCACTCCGGCCGCAAGCTGCTGCCGGAGCGCTCCATGGAGATGACGATCGGCATCCTCCAGGGCCTCGAGTACGCCCACCGCAGCGGCATCGTCCACCGTGACATCAAGCCGGCCAACGTCATGCTGACGCGCAACGGCCAGGTCAAGGTCATGGACTTCGGCATCGCCCGCGCCATGGGCGACTCCGGCATGACGATGACGCAGACGGCGGCCGTCATCGGCACCGCCCAGTACCTCTCGCCGGAGCAGGCAAAGGGCGAGCAGGTCGACGCCCGCTCGGACCTGTACTCGACGGGCTGCCTGCTCTACGAGCTCCTGACGGTGCGGCCGCCCTTCGTGGGCGACTCCCCGGTGGCCGTGGCCTACCAGCACGTCCGCGAGGAGGCCCAGGCCCCGTCCGTCTTCGACCCCGAGATCACGCCCGAGATGGACGCGATCGTGTTGAAGGCCCTCACCAAGGACCCTGACTACCGCTACCAGTCGGCCGACGAGATGCGCGCCGACATCGAGGCCTGCCTCGACGGCCAGCCCGTCGCCGCCACGGCCGCGATGGGCTCGGTGGGCTACGGCGGCTACCCCGACGACCAGCCGACCACGGCCCTGCGCGCCACGGACGCGGGCGCCACGTCGATGCTGCCGCCCATGAACCCGGACGACGGCGGCTACGGCTACGACGACCGCGTCGACCGGCGCCGCCAGAAGAAGTCCAGCACCTCGACGGTCCTGCTGGTCGTCGCGGCTGTGCTGGTCCTGGTGGGCGCGGTCCTGATCGGCAGGTGGATCTTCGCGGGGGACGGGGTGGCCAACGACACCACGTCCGTCCCGGACTTCGTGAGCCAAACCAAGCAGGAGGCTGAGGGCCTGGCCACAAACGCCGAACTGAAACTGGCCTTCACGGAGAAACCCTGTGAGGACCAGGTCAAGGGCAAGGTCTGCTCTCAGGACAAGCAGGCCGGCGAGAAGGTGAAGAAGCAGTCCACCGTCAATTTGGTCGTCTCGACCGGCGCCCCGAAGGTGACGGTGCCGAGCGTGATCGGGCTGAGCCTGGACGAGGCCAAGACGCAGCTCCAGGGCGACGACTACGACTTCGAGATCAAGACGGAGACCCGTGAGGTGTCCTCCGACGATCCCGGAACCGTCCTCGACCAGGACCCGCGGCGTGGCGAGGAGGTCGAGAAGGGCTCGACGATCACCCTCACCGTCGCCAAGGAAGAGGAGAAGTCCACGGTCCCGGCCGTCGTCGGCAAGACGTGCGACGAGGCGAAGGCCCAGATGACGGCCAACGACCTGGTCGGCACCTGCACCGAGGTGGAGACCCAGGACCCGAACCAGGTCGGCAAGGTCATCAGCACCTCGCCGGAGGCGGGCAGCACGGCCGACAAGAACTCCACGGTGACCATCCAGATCGGCAAGCAGGCCGAACAGAAGGCCAAGGTGCCGAACGTGGTCGGACGCACGGTCGGCCAGGCCAAGCAGATCCTCGCGGCCAGCGGCTTCACCAACATCCAGTTCGCCGACGGCAGCGACCAGAGCGACACCGCCTTCGTCACCCAGCAGGACCCGGCCGCCGACCAGGAAGTCGACGACGCGGCCGGCACCCAGATCACGCTGACCACCTTCGGCGCCGGAAACGGCAACAACGGCGGCAACAACGGCGGCGGCAACAACGGCGGCCAGATCTTCGGCGGCGTGACGGGCACGTCCGCCCGCACGGAGGACTGA
- a CDS encoding class E sortase produces MNVAATTEGAPEETNAPPPRRRGMGRIAMAVSVFGELLITAGLVLGLFVVYSLWWTNVVADRAAAKQADKVRDNWAHQDDGDSGRPAEFDSKNGIGFLHVPTMSGEDILVEKGTSSKILNDGVAGYYTDPVKATLPTSGKKGNFSLAAHRDGHGAEFHNIHKIEKGDPIVFETKDKWYVYKVYGILPETSKYNVKVLSAIPKESGKTKAGRYITLTTCTPVYTSRYRYIVWGELERVEKVDAERTLPEELR; encoded by the coding sequence ATGAACGTGGCAGCGACTACCGAAGGCGCACCAGAGGAAACCAACGCGCCCCCGCCACGCCGCCGCGGCATGGGCCGGATCGCGATGGCGGTCAGCGTGTTCGGGGAACTTCTCATCACGGCGGGGCTGGTGCTGGGCCTGTTCGTCGTCTACTCGCTGTGGTGGACGAACGTCGTCGCCGACCGCGCGGCGGCGAAGCAGGCCGACAAGGTCCGTGACAACTGGGCCCACCAGGACGACGGGGACTCCGGCCGTCCCGCCGAGTTCGACTCGAAGAACGGCATCGGCTTCCTGCACGTGCCCACGATGAGCGGGGAAGACATCCTGGTCGAGAAGGGCACGTCGTCGAAGATCCTCAACGACGGTGTCGCCGGCTACTACACCGACCCGGTCAAGGCGACCCTGCCGACCTCGGGCAAGAAGGGCAACTTCTCCCTCGCCGCCCACCGCGACGGCCATGGCGCGGAGTTCCACAACATCCACAAGATCGAGAAGGGCGACCCGATCGTCTTCGAGACGAAGGACAAGTGGTACGTCTACAAGGTCTACGGCATCCTCCCCGAGACCTCGAAGTACAACGTCAAGGTCCTGTCCGCCATCCCGAAGGAGTCGGGGAAGACGAAGGCGGGCCGCTACATCACGCTGACGACGTGCACGCCGGTGTACACGAGCCGGTACCGGTACATCGTGTGGGGGGAGCTGGAGCGGGTGGAGAAGGTGGACGCGGAGCGGACCTTGCCGGAGGAGCTGCGTTAG
- a CDS encoding class E sortase: MTALRPERESGGAYGESFTDSYGGAGDQGTSYGQQPYEGSGVLGEWSGGEGYVARAQGAGEYAADGYAGGSGDSYGSEGYGGEGYGSEGYGGDTYGSEAYGVEGFGVEGHRAEEPVVSEEPYAELYIPPADDETVALRIPDPPPSDDSISASPASSVASASGTPTGGRAARRKAAKRRHGRHGGTSQASEAAETGSEGSDAPLSRVEARRQARARKPSPGVLASRAIGEVFITTGVLMLLFVSYQLWWTNVRAHAQADKEASSLQDDWASGKRNPGTFEPGQGFAILHIPKLDVVVPIAEGVSNKKVLDRGMVGHYGEGKLKTPMPDAKTGNFGLAGHRNTHGEPFRYINRLTQGDAIVVETQDKYFVYKMASILPVTSPSNVSVLEPVPPGSGFTGPGRYITLTTCTPEFTSKYRMIVWGKMVEERPRSKGKPDALVS, encoded by the coding sequence GTGACCGCGCTGCGCCCCGAGCGCGAGTCCGGCGGCGCCTACGGGGAGTCCTTCACGGACTCCTACGGGGGCGCCGGCGACCAGGGCACCTCGTACGGGCAGCAGCCGTACGAGGGGTCTGGTGTGCTTGGGGAGTGGTCCGGCGGGGAGGGCTACGTCGCGCGGGCGCAGGGAGCTGGGGAGTACGCGGCTGACGGGTATGCCGGCGGCAGCGGCGACAGCTATGGCAGTGAGGGCTACGGCGGCGAGGGGTACGGCAGCGAGGGTTACGGCGGCGACACCTACGGTAGTGAGGCGTACGGGGTCGAGGGCTTCGGCGTCGAGGGGCACCGCGCTGAGGAGCCTGTCGTGTCCGAAGAGCCGTACGCGGAGCTGTACATACCTCCCGCGGACGACGAGACCGTGGCGCTGCGGATACCTGATCCGCCGCCCTCCGATGACTCCATATCGGCTTCTCCTGCCTCTTCTGTCGCTTCCGCCTCAGGAACCCCTACGGGTGGCCGTGCGGCCCGCAGAAAGGCCGCCAAGCGGCGTCACGGGCGCCATGGGGGCACCAGCCAGGCGTCGGAGGCCGCGGAGACGGGTTCGGAGGGCTCCGATGCTCCCCTTTCGCGTGTGGAGGCCCGCAGACAGGCCAGGGCGCGCAAGCCCAGCCCGGGGGTCCTCGCGAGCCGGGCGATCGGTGAGGTGTTCATCACCACCGGTGTGCTGATGCTGCTGTTCGTGAGTTACCAGCTGTGGTGGACGAATGTCCGGGCGCACGCGCAGGCGGACAAGGAGGCCAGCAGCCTCCAGGACGACTGGGCGAGCGGCAAGCGCAACCCGGGGACGTTCGAGCCGGGGCAGGGGTTCGCCATTCTGCACATTCCGAAGCTGGACGTCGTCGTTCCGATCGCCGAGGGCGTGAGTAACAAGAAGGTGCTCGACCGGGGCATGGTCGGTCATTACGGCGAGGGCAAGCTGAAGACGCCGATGCCGGATGCCAAGACCGGGAACTTCGGGCTGGCCGGTCATCGCAACACCCATGGCGAACCGTTCCGGTACATCAACCGGCTCACCCAGGGTGACGCGATCGTCGTGGAGACGCAGGACAAGTACTTCGTGTACAAGATGGCGTCGATCCTGCCGGTGACGTCGCCGAGCAATGTGAGCGTGCTGGAGCCGGTTCCGCCGGGGTCGGGTTTCACCGGGCCGGGCCGCTACATCACACTCACCACGTGTACGCCGGAGTTCACCAGCAAGTACCGGATGATCGTCTGGGGCAAGATGGTCGAGGAACGGCCGCGCAGCAAGGGCAAGCCGGATGCGCTCGTCAGTTAA